Below is a genomic region from Drosophila albomicans strain 15112-1751.03 chromosome 2R, ASM965048v2, whole genome shotgun sequence.
GTGTATAGAAGACAGAGTGAGACAGGAAGAGAGTGTGTGAGGAGGAGAGGCAAAGCAACATATACGCTAGCTTGCTTCCGTTGTCGTCATTATCGTATCAATCGTCATCTCGATGGCTGAACTTAATAGTGATTGTAGTGAGCATGATACTGGCCATCATCCTCATGCGCTGAGCCACCATAGTAACCACCATGGGCACCAGCACCGTGActggcagcagccacagcattCAGATGCGCGGCACGAGCGTGTTGCACCTCAGCGGGCTCAACGGGCACACCGTTATGGATGACTGGAATGTGGATGGGACCCTTGTGCGCATAGCCGGTGGCATAGCTCTGGGCATGGCTGTCGTGGCTGGCCTCCCAGCGTCCATCGTAGTGGCCATCGTCCCAGGAGCTGTGCGAGCTGCTGCCATGCGAAGCCTGCGACAGAGCGGCATAGTGAGCGGCCTTGGCGTGCTGCACCTCGGGAGTATCGACTGGCACACCATTGTGGATCACAGGCACATGGTAGCCACCGTGGGCAATGGGAGCGATGGCATGACCGGAGCGGGCAGCGGCGTGAGCGGCAAAGTGAGCGGCCTTGGCGTGTTGCACTTCGGGAGTCTCGACTGGAGCACCATGAGCATGCGCCACATGTCCCAGAGCCTTGGCGTGGGCAGCATAATGTTCAGCCTTGGCGGCCTGCACATCGGGAGTATCAACGGGCACACCACCGTGAGTGAGTGGCACATGAGCAGCTGGAGCACCACCATAGGCCCAGGCACCGCCATAGATGGAACGCTTGTAGAGATGATGAGCACCAGCATTGTGTGCGGCAGCAGCATGAGCAGCAGCATGCGCAGCCTTGGCGTGTTGCACCTCGGGAGTGTCGACTGGAACGCCGCCGTGGGTCAGCACCGGAATGTGGATGCCACCGTGATGATGCGCAGCATATGGCACATAGGCGGCATGGGCATGGGCAGCGGCATAGACGGGCGCCACATGGGGCACAGCGGGCGCCTGTGGCAGATTGGTGCCGACGGCATTGAAGCCATGATGAGGATCAGCGGTGTACGAGACGGACTGTGTGTGGCCATGTCCATCCACATAGGAGTAGGAGCCGTGGGTGGTGCCATCATGGGCACGCGTCTCGTGCTTCTGTGAGTTGGGATCGGCATAGCCATACGAATAGGTGTGGCTATGGGGATCCAGATGCTGATACTGTGTGGAAACGGCTCCGTGCCAAGAGGCGGACACCGTTGAGATGAGCAAAGCGGCGGCAATCAACTGcaataaaagagagagagtgttgGAGATTAGGCTTATGCCATCGCTGATGCTGATACGTAACTGAGGCAATAATTGCGCatgtctgtcagtcagtcagtcagttggtCACTCGGTTGTTCAGACTTTTTACCGCTTTTACTCGCTTTGCGCTTGCGCCAATGTTTCTCTTACTTTTCCTTTCGATTGCTGATTGTCTGACCATCCCCACATGTCTTCGCTTTTCCCCGCCTAACAAAACGCCGTCATGCGaaacatttgatttgattttcgaTTCGAgatactgttgttgttgatgtattACCGCATACGAGCACGAGGCCATTATTATACTGCTACTATATGTATTATGTGGAGCGGCGATTGAACTGCCAAGCGGTGACTAAACTATCCGATATGCAACATGTCAACGGCTTATCAACCACATGTTACACCGACTGTCGGCAGCTGTAACTAATTTCTGGGTGGCAAAGAAACCTGATCTGCCCATTGATTGAAGGATACAGTTCAAACTGAGctcaaattgtaattaaataaaaacctgATTGCTTTATTAATAGtgaaaatatgcataaaaggAAGTTGAGGGAAACATTGTATTTACTTGAGGAACATAACTAGGAATTAACTTAACTTGCATTATTATCAACACTTTGAAAATGGAAGAGTTTTGAAGAGAGCAGTAATCGGAAAACTTTATACGAAACTAaggaattatttaaatgatttttaaaacTATGAATTTACTTTATCACAATAAGTACAAGATTTAAGGAAATATAAAAACTTCGTtgtcaaattataaattgaatatgaattaTCGCAAGTCTCAAAAACTTTaacaaatcattaaaattttgaGCTTAAATTAGGAACTGAATATGCATCATGGCAAATCTTAAAAGCTTGAATAAAAGAATATGTGGGAATAACATTCGTTTCTATATtgtaatcaaaatgaaatatctGATAAGTAAGTTAAGaactaaataaacaaattttaaatcacGATTACGCAGCAAAGGAAGTTAAACTTGGCTGAACAAATTTAATGCCCAAACATTTGCTGTAATGAAACCGCtcacaatttgttgtatttatgcaTTGATTTATCCTTTTTGGCATGCTacatttaagtaatttattttatgcacaaTTTGTACGTTGCGTTTACTTACAAATGGCTTCATTTTTGTTCACAAAATGTTAATCACAAGTGTTGGAAAGAAACGGCAACGGACCGTTTGAAAGGAATTTGTTTGGGGATAatagaaaaacacacacgacACAACACAAGACACTGCTGCTGGATCGCTGGACGCTGGTTGAACCTCCTAGAATCTCGACTAGGACTGTTAACGAACTGTGCTGACTGTCGGCGGACGGCTCTAATATATACCGCCAGAGACAGGCGTCGTCGACGAAGTTGGCTGAGACGCCGGCGACTGCGCAAACACAccgaaagcaaaaacaaaatgcaatagcaatagcaaaagcaatagcaacagcaacagcaacaacaatggtaaCAATATAACTACAATGAGAGCACAAGCAGAACAATGTGCCACAAGAGTAATCGAATTACAACGTTAATCGCGGCTTGAATCGGGTTTTAGCCAAAAGCCGAACTCAGCCGCAGTCGCCGCCGAAGACGAAGGCGAAGACACGAAACGAGTATCGACGAATGTGTTGCCAAAGCGAATTGTTGCCAGACACATTTGGCTCGCTTTTAGCGGTTTTACAGCTAACACTGGCACAACCGACAAGATTCGTTATAGCCATTGGTGCTGCATTTTGCGCTTGTCACAGCAAAATGCTGCTGCCATGACCTTGCTTTCGATTGACTCAACGTCggaaaagaattttaattgcgAGCTGGCGGTAtttggatttgtttttgtatatatatttgattttttatggtAGCTGTAAACGCGTTTTTTTGATTGCCACgccaaatgtgtgtgtgctgtgtgtgggGGCAATTGAACTTCCGCGCATTGAACAATTAGCACTCATTATTTGGTATAGGAGGGATTTATGTTCGATCTTATCGCCGCGTGCCTTTCCAAAAATGTTTCTGGCCAGACCacgcccaacaacaacaaaaacaacaaaaatgttgctgctcACTCTCTCAATAAACACAGCTAACAAGGGGCCTGggcagcaaattaaaaaattcttatGAATTTACagttagtgttgttgttgttgttgccaacgCTTAGGGAGTCGCAAGTtgctgcaacttgcaacatgccacgggccgcagccacagctcacaaaagtgagcaaaaacaaaaaatcaagtaacaacaacaataacaacaacagcaagaaaaatTGTAAACCAATTTCTGGGCGTTTTGCCTCTTTAATCATTGAACTGCATCGAAAAACGGCTGAAACGAAaagtttgcaaattaaaaataaaagcgcagcacacaaaacaaaagacataAAATGgtctagctgctgctgctgctgctgcagctagagttgttgttgccacatgtTGCAGCATTTCTTTAGAGTCCATTCGACTCAATCTTGATGTTGCATTTGCCACactttgcaattgttgttgttgttgctgttgctgttgctattggtttttattgttttaccTGCCGCAACACAAGAAACACATTTAATAACGAGTGCGCATAGAGTTCGATCATTTGCATTCGATAGGCGCCATcagtgtgtcagtgtgtgtgtgtgtcagtgtgtgttgcatgtggcacATGGCATAGTGTGCCACATATCGGCAACTTAATTTGCTCAGCTCTTGACTGCCAGAGAGCCAGCgccaatttaatttaaataaactgcaaaCTCAACTTGCGCTTTTGAACTCCCCCAACAAAAAGTATGTGAATGTATGGATATGAATGttgcaagtgtatgtgtgtgtgtgttcgggGGCGTGGCGGGTGTGTTTTGACATTTTTGCAACATGCGcaacattataaattatattcccGTTGTCAccttcgttttcgttttcattttattattattatttctgtgttttttgCACCGATTGCCGACATGTGGGCCGGACTGCTCAAGTGCAATCTAAAGATTTGTGTACACTGCATTCATGCCCACCTATCCTGCACAATTTGTGCAGCTATAATTATCATTTCATATGGGTGCGCTACAGCCAAAGCAATGCGGTACATAACTGCGCTTGGAAAAAGaaccgcaacagcagcgaaaaaaagtgctaattaaataatcatatttattaagtgaTTTTCTCTATACTTAGGGAATGTTCTAAGCACTAGAATTAAGCAAGCTAATGACACGAGCTGCAAACTAAATAGTAGTtactttaaaagtatttatttaacagtTTAAATTCTACTTCAACAAGTGTCATTTGCAGTTTAtgtgttatatatttaattatcacTATTAAACGCTGCGCCatttatcataataatattacgagcatattaagtatacgcgcCGTAAACCATTCAAGTGTCTGGCCAAGTTCGTGTCATTTACAGTTCTACGCTagacaaataacaaatttaaactaCTTATGccattaaaaaagtaaatatgacAAACGGAAATTCTTTTACAGtcgacagcagctgcaaaaactCAAAACCGTTGTCCAAAGTGCCACTTTAAGGGTCTCCAGTGACATATGAGCCAAATTCAAGCTGGAAACTAAAGATGGAAACATGAAGATTTGCTAGAATATAAGCTTATATGAATTGAAAAGAAGCTgcgatttaaaatattccagtCTTAAATCTAgcgaaataaatatagtaaaaatctaaaatttaagaattgttGTCAAATCTTTTTTACTCGTGTCACGCTGCCATCTCTAGCAGGCATAATAATATGAAGTATAAATTAtaagtataaattaatatgaaacTAAAAGAACCttaaagataaaataataaaataaagtattaaatcAGGCGAAGTTAATATAGTAAAGTtctaaaatttaagaattgttttcaaatattttaaactcgTGTCACGCTGTCATCTCTTGCAGACATAccaatatgaatataaattaatatgaaacTAAATGAAGCttaaacatataatattaaagtattaaatcagacgaaataaatataataaaattctaaaatttaagaactattgtcaaatatttttaactcgTGTCACGCTGTCATCTCTAGGCACACTATCATCCATCAAAACCGACTAAGAGTTGCATTCGTATTGCAATGCCACACAGGCGTGGGTGAGAGGTTTTTATCAGACTGTCTGCGGCTTTGCTGTATGCAAATTGATGCATTCAACAGAATGcagaatacaaaacaaaatctgGCCATAAATTGCATGCCAAATGCCAGCTCGATGcaactatttaattattcttGTTCAGATTTGTACCGACTGCACttatgactgactgactgagtgagtgagtgaatggttgagtgagtgagtgagtgaatgttTCTCACTCGACGAATATTTGTGTACTCGTATAGTAAGTATTCGGTTTAATGTGCAGCCATTTATCTTATTGCCCCGTGCACTCTATACATATTCATATAGGTAAATcatgtttaattaattgcgcCAGCTGTAAAACAACATAATTATCAGCAAATTCTACCACAAAGTCGCCGCGGGTGTTGGCCACTTAACGAGTTGGCCCATACGGTCAGTTGACCAGATCAGCAGTTAACCAATTGTCGACCTGCTGGATCATTAGGCAAATGAGTGCGCCAACACTTTGCACTGTGCGCTGTGCGCTGCAATTAAactcaattaatatttaaatttgagcCAGCCcaaagacaataaaaatgcaacaacaccGCAGCACCACAGCGACCACCACGTGGCAATCTCCATGCGcaatttataacttttttttatttttggtgcaGCCTGGGAAATCATAGCAAGCCAACGAAATCCCCTCTAGACCTGGCACGCATCACTGAGCTGGCAGCTGGCATTGAAACTCTTGCAATCGCGTAGTCATAT
It encodes:
- the LOC127565987 gene encoding histidine-rich protein PFHRP-II; protein product: MKPFLIAAALLISTVSASWHGAVSTQYQHLDPHSHTYSYGYADPNSQKHETRAHDGTTHGSYSYVDGHGHTQSVSYTADPHHGFNAVGTNLPQAPAVPHVAPVYAAAHAHAAYVPYAAHHHGGIHIPVLTHGGVPVDTPEVQHAKAAHAAAHAAAAHNAGAHHLYKRSIYGGAWAYGGAPAAHVPLTHGGVPVDTPDVQAAKAEHYAAHAKALGHVAHAHGAPVETPEVQHAKAAHFAAHAAARSGHAIAPIAHGGYHVPVIHNGVPVDTPEVQHAKAAHYAALSQASHGSSSHSSWDDGHYDGRWEASHDSHAQSYATGYAHKGPIHIPVIHNGVPVEPAEVQHARAAHLNAVAAASHGAGAHGGYYGGSAHEDDGQYHAHYNHY